ACACGGCCTGCGGGCGCAGAACCGGCCGCATGGCCGCGATGCATTCGGACACGAGCGCGGAGGTTTCCGGAGTGATCGCCTCCGCGTTCAAAAGGGCGGCTTTGGAATATCCGGCGTATCGATATACTTCGCGTTCGTCGGCGGCGAGCAGATTCGCCGAAAGCCGATGCTGATAGGTCGTTCCCGTTTCCATTCCGTTTGCCGGCAGATCGATCGTTTTCATGAAAAAAGCATAACTTTTTTACGGACTTAACGCAACGAATATGATATGATTTTCCATCATGAAACGATTACGCGCATTCATACTGGCGATTCTCGTCTGCACCGGAACGGGCGGACCGCTGCTTTCCGCAGCGGCAGAAACTGTTTCCGCCGGCTCTCCCCGGCGGATCGTTTCACTTTCGCCTGCGGTCACTGAAATCGTTTTCGCGCTCGGAGCGGAACGTTCGCTTCAAGCCCGTACCGACTACTGCGACTGGCCGCCGCAAGCAGCTGCTATTCCTTCCGTCGGCGGGTTTGACGGCAAGGCGACCAGTCTCGAAAAAATCCTGTCTTTCAGGCCCGATCTGGTCTGCGTTACCGCCGGTATGCACGATCATCTTATCGCACCGCTTGAAAAATACGGTATCGGCGTGTTCGTGTCTTCCGCGGACACCGTTGAAGACGTACTCTCCGAAATAACCGAGCTTGCCCGAATTACCGGATGCGAACGCAGCGGAGACACGCTCGTTGCCGGAATCAGGGCGCAGCTCGCACAGGCGCGCGCGCTTCTACGGGACGGACCGCCGGTCCGCGTTTTTTGGGAAGTGTCGGCATCTCCATATTTTACCTGCGGAAAGAATTCTTTCATAAACGACGTGCTCGCTTGTGCGGGAGCCGTAAACGTCTTCGCCGACGTTACGCAGCCGTACCCGCAGGTAAGTGAAGAAAGCATCATTGCGCGCGCGCCGGACGTTATCATCGTTCCCTCTTACGGAGGAATAGACGCGGCGGCGGCCGTACTGAAACGCCGCGCTTGGGAAAACGTCCCCGCGGTGCGGAATCGGAACGTGTTCAGCGTCGACGCCGACGTCGTTTCCCGTCCGGGGCCGCGAATCGGACAGGCGGCGCTGCTGATCGCGCAATTACTGTACGCGCGGGACGGCAACCGATGAAAATCTCCGCGCCGCACCCGGTGCGCACCGGAACTTCGCTCACCGTACGATTCACGGCCACCGCGTTGTTTTTGCTGGCCGCCGCCGCTGCAGGTATCGCTTTCGGCACCGAACGCATTCCGTTCCGTGAAATCGGGAACGCCCTGTTCCGCCCTGCCGCCGCCGATCCGTTTGCCGCCGTCATCGTCAGGGAACTGCGGCTGCCGCGCGTGCTGCTCGCCGGCCTGAGCGGCGCGCTGCTCGCCAGTGCGGGAGCCGCTTTCCAGGGATTTTTCCGTAATCCGCTCGCCGAATCGGGAATCATGGGAATCTCGTCGGGAGCAGCGTTGGGGGCGGTGCTGAGCGCGTTCATTCCCGCGGCAACGGGAATCGCAGGCGCAGCGGAGCTTGCTTCACGGTTTCCGCAATTCATGCAGGCAAACGTAACGACCGTCTGCGCGTTCTGCGGCGCGGCGGCGGCGGCGTTTCTGATATACGCCGCGTCAAAATTGACGGCACGTTCGGGCGGAACGATTGCGATTCTGCTGACGGGAACCGCCGCCGGAACGTTTTTTTCAGCGGTAACGTCCGTCGTACTGCTCGTCAAAGATACGGAACTGCACCGGATGTTCGTGTGGACGCTCGGCAGCTTCAACGGCAAAGGCTGGAGCGAACTGGCGTTCGTACTGCCGGCGGCGGTGCTGTCCGCAGTGCTGCTCGCCGGCTGCGCCCGTTTTTTGGACGTCCTGAGCGGCGGCGAACGTACCGCGCAAGCGCTCGGTCTTGATCCCGCTCACGCGCGGCTGCTGGTTCTGACGGCCGGCTCGCTCGCGTCGGCAGCCGCCGTCTGCGCGGGCGGCACCATCGGATTCGTAGGGCTGATCGCACCGCACGTCGCGCGGAGGCTGTTCAGCCCGCGTCACGCCGTTCTGATACCGGCAAGCATGATGGGCGGCGCCGTGTTTCTCATAACCTGCGATACTGCCGCGCGAACCGTTGCGGCTCCGGCGGAAATTCCGGTGGGAATCATCACCGCGCTCGCCGGCGCGCCGTTTTTCATATCGATACTGTTCGGCGGCCGCAACCGGACGGGGAATTTCAATGAATAACGTATGCGTGCGGCGGCTCGACGCTTTTTACGGAAAAACGCAAATCCTGAGCGATATTTCGCTTTCGGCGGAAGCCGGACGCTGCACGTTCCTGACCGGGCCGAACGGAAGCGGCAAATCCACGCTGCTCGCCGTTTTGGCAGGAATCGACGTACCGGGGCTCATCTGCGGAGCCGGAAAAAAATCTCCGCCGGTAACGCTCGACGGAGAGCCGCTCGCGTCGTTTTCCCGCAAAGCGCTTTCGCGCAGAATCGCGTTCATGCCGCAGCACGAATCGATCGTCTGGAATTACACCGTGCGCGACGTGATTCTTGCCGGACGATACGCGCATACGGGCTTTTTCGGTTCATACGCCGAAGCCGATTACGAGGCCGCACGCCGCGCCGCCGCTGAATTGGAACTCGAACCGCTGCTGGATCGCTCCGTCACGACGCTTTCAGGCGGAGAATTCCAGCGGGTCAGAATCGCCCGCGCACTCGCGCAGGAACCGGGCGTCCTGCTGCTCGACGAACCGGCGGCGAATCTCGATTTTACGTTCAGATTTTGTCTGCTCGATACGATCCGACGTCTCGCCCGGCGCAAAAATCTGACGGTCGTCGTTTCGATCCACGATCTCGATCTTGCCGCCGCGTTCGCCGACGTACTGGCGCTGCTTTCGCCGATCGGGCGCGCGAGGGAAAACGGAGCGGCACAGCTGTGCACGGGCACGCCGGAATCGGTTCTGACGCCGGACTTGTTGTACCGCGCGTACGGCAAAAAATTCGGCGTCTACACCCACCCGGCGTACGGCTGTCCGACGGCGTTCGTCGTTCCGTCCCAATAAAACGCCGGCCGTACATTCAGGCGGCCGGCCGTAAATTCACGGCGACCGGCGCTGTAAACGTAAACGCAACAGTAACAATAACGGTAACCGGCGCCGTAATCGGCGCGCCGATGCGCACACTGCGGCAGCCGATGATTCCGGCAGACGAATAGCACACGCAGGCAAGTCGGGCGGCAGGCTGAATATCGGTGTTTCTCCGAAAAACCGACGAGGTTCGCTTGACATACACTTATTAAAATACTTATAATAAGTGTATGAATGAATCCTGCGGAAACGCACTCGTTGTAAAAGAAGTAAACACCGCGCTCGTCTCCAAAGCGCTGCAAAATTGCCGGACGGCAACCAAACAGGAACTGTCGCAGCTCACCGGATTAAGTTTGATGACGGTGGGAACCATCCTTCTGCAATTGGAAGAAAGCGGTGAAGTACTGCAAGGCGAACAAGTTCCTTCAGCGGGAGGGCGGCCGTCGAGGCAGTACCGCTACAACGCCGACTCGACCCTGCGGCTCGCCGTTCAGACGCTCAAAAAGGACGGATTCGACACGGCGGAAATCTGCGTTGCAAACGCGTTCGATGAAATCGTGTACCTGAAGGAATTCCGGGTTTCTCACATGGAAGCGCAATCGTTTTTTGCACCGATCGACGACGTGCTGAACGCCTACCCGGCGATTCGGTCGATCGCCGTCGGCTTGCCCGGCGTCGTACAGGGCGACACCGTCGTTTCATGCGACTTCGGGCGGCTCGCCGGCTGCGATTTGGGCACGCTGTTCCGCGAACGGTACGGGTTACCCGTCGTGCTTGACAACGACGTAAACTGCGTCGTCGCGGGTCGGTGCGGAGGGCGGGAATTGCAGCCGGAAACGGCGGTGGTGGCATTGTATTTTCCGCGCGTCTGCGCGCTGGGTGCGGGAATCTGGATCGGCAGCGGCGTGTACCGCGGGTTCCGCAGTTACGCGGGTGAAGTTTCCGACATGCCGCTCGGCATCGACTGGTGCAGCGATCAAACGCTGTACGACGATGAACTGAAACTCGCCGCCGCGATTGCAAAGCTCGTAACCTCCCTGTGCTGCGTACTCGATCCGCAGGAAATCGTCTTATACGGGCGAGTTTTGACGGAACGGCATCTGAATCTCATACTGGAGCATCTGAAACGGACGGATAAGCTGTCCGGCGACGCCTGCTCCGGTACCCGGGCGCGGCTGCCAGAAATAGTACTTTCACCTGAATTTGAAACCGATTACCGGAACGGACTGCTGCATCAGGCTCGCAGTCTCTTAAAACCGGCATTTGAATTAAGAAGGAACTGATCATGTCCATTCTCATTTTGTGCATCATTTACGCCGCTTTTATCAGTCTGGGCTTGCCCGACGGAATGCTCGGCGCCGCGTGGCCTACGATACGCGGTCAATTCGGCCTGCCGCTCGGATACGCGGGGTTCGTTTCGCTCACGATTTCAGCCGGAACGATCGTTTCGTCGCTTTTGAGCGTCAAAGTACTGCGCCGCTTCGGTACCGGGAAAGTGTCGGCGGTGAGCGTTCTGCTGACCGCGGTCGGTCTGCTGGGATTTTCGCTTGCGCCGTCTTTCGGATGGCTGTTTCTGTTCGCGATTCCTCTCGGCATCGGCGGAGGCGCCATAGACAGCGGTTTGAACGAATACGTGGCTGAACATTATAAAGCGAGCCACATGAATTTCCTGCACAGTTTTTGGGGAATCGGCGCGCTTACCGGGCCGCTGGTCATGTCGGCTTTTATCAGGCAAAACGGCGTGTGGCAAAACGGATACCGTTTTACCGCCGCGGTGCAATTCGTACTGGTAATCGTCATGTTTTGCGCACTGCCGGTGTGGAAGCGGGCCGAACGGAAAAGCCGGCTCGAACACGAAGCGCTTTTGGCGCGCGCCGAGCGGGAAAATATCACGCATCCGGCAAAAAAAACGTTCATCGAAAGTATCCGCGTGCCGGGCGTAAAAGAAGTGCTGCTGTGTTTTATGACGTACGCGAGTATGGAGTTCATGCTCGGTCTGTGGGGCTCAAGCTATTTGACTGCCGTAAAAGGCTTTGAAACGGCGCGGGCGGCGGCCTGGGTATCGCTGTATTACGGCGGAATTACCGCCGGGCGCTTTTTATGCGGATTTCTCGCCATGAAACTTTCAAATAAAACGCTTATCCGTACCGGTGCACTCACCGCGCTCACGGGTGTCGCGTGCCTTTTTGCCGGACATTACACCGGAGTCGGCGACTGGTGCACGTTGTGCGGGTTCATATTCTTCGGTCTCGGCTGTGCGCCGATTTTTCCCGCCATGCTGCACGAAACGCCCGCGCGGTTCGGCAAAGACAACGCGCAGGCGGTCATGGGCTTTCAAATGGCGGTGGCGTACACGTCTTCGGCACTGATGCCGCCGCTGTTCGGCTGGGTGGCGACGATTGCGTCGGTATCCATTTTACCGTGGGTGCTCGCCGGCTTCGCGCTCGTCCTTTTCATCTGTTCGGAGAAGGCGAACGGTATATTCAAAAAATAAGCGTCGGGCGGATTCAGTCGGGCGGCACCCGCCGACCGGCACTCAGTCTGCCGGAATTCAGTCGGGCAGCACCCGGCCGGACGTGTAACGGCTGCGCGCCGATTTATCCGGCCGGGATTCGGCCGGATGCTTGGGGCACCACGGCATCAGCCGGCAAAATGTGTTTGGGATTCCTTTACTTTACGATACTCGCCCGGCGACATACCGGTCGCCTCCTTGAACGTTTTCATAAAGTATTTTACATCACTGAAACCGGATTTCTGCGCGACTTCATACACTTTGTAGCAGCCTTTACTCAGCAGCCGCTGGGCTTCCGTAATCCTGATACGCTTCAGATATTCGTTAAAATTGATTCCGACGTGCTCTTTGAATTTCTCGGAAAACCAAGTATAGTTTACCGATACGTGGTTCGCAACCATCGCCATATTGATGTTTTTTGCAAAATGAGTTTTGACGTATTCAAGCGCGTCGGTAATGAACGGATATTCGGCGGTATTTTGCTGCAAAAGCGCCGCAAGATAGACGGTGTAATCACAAATGCAGGTTTTCCACTCGTTTACGGAAGCAAACTGCCAAATATTTTCTATCATAATACTTTTCAGATGCAGATACATATCCGAACCGCTGCATCCGGGAAAACGCTTGAACAAATTGTTCATGACTTTGTTGTACAGATAATACAATACGGCAGCGCGGCGGGGATCCGAAATCTTTGCAAAATCGAACAGCAGTTCCATATCGCGCTGAATTTCGGCAACGGACGCAATATCGAGCCGGCTGATACATTTTTCATACGCGCTGTCTATTGCCGAAAAATCGGATACAGCCGATGATTCCGTAAAACGGAACACGCCCGGTGAACGGCGACCCGCAGAATCGGCAAAAAACGACTGCAAAAGCGCCGCAAACGCCTGCATCCGAAGCGTGCGCAGGGCCGAAAGGTTACCGGAAGAAGCGCTGATTCCCGCCGAAAAAGAAGCAGCCGACAAATCGGTTTCCAAAAGATACACCGCTTCGCAGGGTACGACGAGCATAACGAAATCTTTTTTCTGTTCAAGCACATAAAAACGGACGGGCTGCAGAATCCGGGAAACGACGGCAAGGCACCGTGCGCCCGTAACCGCCGTGCAGCACAATCCGTTATCAAAACGGAAACTGCCGGGCACACAACTGCTGTCGAACCGGCCTTCGTCCGCAATTTTTTTGAGCATCTGTTCCGTTCTGGCTTTTTCTTCTTTACGCGATACGGCGATCGCCGTGTTGACTGCCGAAATCAGTTCTTTTTTATCAACCGGTTTAAGAATATATGAAACGGCGCCGCCGGCAATCGCCTCTTTTGCATACGAAAAATCGTCAAATCCGCTCAAAACGATGAGTGAAGGCCGCTGCTCGCACTGCGCAAGCCGATGCATCAGCTCCACGCCGTCCATACAGGGCATTCGGATATCGGTAATGATTAAATCCGGCAATTCGGTCGTACACAATTCGAGCGCTTCCGCTCCGTTTTTTGCTTCCAGAACGGAAACGGGAACACCCAGCGAATCCGTAATGATTTTCTTGATACCGGCGCGGATCAATTTTTCATCGTCGGCAATAACGATCGTTATCATAATCGATGCTCCAACGGGACGGGAATGCACACGAGCGTCCCTTTTCCTTTTTCCGATTCCAATTTGATGCGGTATTCGCTTCCGTAAAACATGTCGAGCCTCTGCTGAATATTTTTAAGACCGATGCTGCCTTTCGCGTTCCGCTCGGGCGAATCGTCGGAAAGATACTGCCGAATGGTTTCAAGTTTTTGTTCATCCATTCCGCAGCCGAAATCCCTGACGCACAGCCACACTCTGCCGCAGCTTTCGTCCGGTTCCGTATATACGCGGATAACGGCGTCTTTGCCGGCCGGTTCCACCGCATACATGAACGCGTTTTCTATGACCGGCTGCAATATCATTTTGAGAATTTCAAGACTCTGAAATTCCGGTGCAATTTCCGTTTCAAGCGAAATGACGTAATCGTTGCGGAGATTGAGAATATATACGTATGAGCAGATATATTCGATTTCCTGCTGAACGGTAACGCGGTGGACTCTCCAGCGCAGGCAATACCGCATCATCTTTCCCAAGACGGTAACACTTTCGGCGATGTCGTTCTGATCGGCAAGCACCGCCTGCATTTTAATCGTTTCAAGTATATTGTAAAGAAAATGCGCGTTTATCTGATTCTGCATCGCCTTTATTTCCGTCTCCGCAACGAGCGCCTGTTCTTTACAGATTTGATCGATCTGTTCCCGCAGCTGCTCCGTCATGGCGTTGAACGTCTGCTGCATTTCGGCAACTTCATCGTTTCCGTCGACCGGAACGGTAACGTCCAGCTTGCCGTTCCGCACCTGCCGCATTCTGTCCATAACGGAATAGATTCGGGCCATAAGCCGCTTCGTCGTAACGCTGATAATGAAAAACAGCAGACAGATCGTAACGAGCAGCGCCGCAACCGTTCCGCCCCGGAATAAAAACAACTGCCTGCGTATCATATCCGTCGAACACACGTGTGCAACAAGCAGATTCATGCGCGGAATCGTACGCCACGCGGCGATCTTCGTACTGCGTCCGCTGTTCATCGTAAAAAGACCGGACGCGGAATCCGTTCCGAACACCGCAGCGGAGGCGAGCTGCGACCGTTCCGCCGCAGTCAATTCGGGGTGAACGCTTTGCTTTCCGCCGGCCGTAACCGGCACCAGAGCATCGGCTTGAACTGTAAAAACGTAATCCGCACGGAACGGTGAATCGGCTTTATATAAAAACGGAAAAAAATCTTCCATAAACATGGCTATTTGGATATAACCGAGCTCACGGCCGTTCCGTACGAGTCGCCGCGTGGTACAGACCGAAGGAGCTTTAAGACGATCCTGATTTCCCATATACGAAGCGGCGTAATTGTATTCCCACTTATCGAGCGCGGCAAGATCCGTTCTGTTT
This sequence is a window from Treponema brennaborense DSM 12168. Protein-coding genes within it:
- a CDS encoding cobalamin-binding protein, yielding MKRLRAFILAILVCTGTGGPLLSAAAETVSAGSPRRIVSLSPAVTEIVFALGAERSLQARTDYCDWPPQAAAIPSVGGFDGKATSLEKILSFRPDLVCVTAGMHDHLIAPLEKYGIGVFVSSADTVEDVLSEITELARITGCERSGDTLVAGIRAQLAQARALLRDGPPVRVFWEVSASPYFTCGKNSFINDVLACAGAVNVFADVTQPYPQVSEESIIARAPDVIIVPSYGGIDAAAAVLKRRAWENVPAVRNRNVFSVDADVVSRPGPRIGQAALLIAQLLYARDGNR
- a CDS encoding FecCD family ABC transporter permease; the protein is MKISAPHPVRTGTSLTVRFTATALFLLAAAAAGIAFGTERIPFREIGNALFRPAAADPFAAVIVRELRLPRVLLAGLSGALLASAGAAFQGFFRNPLAESGIMGISSGAALGAVLSAFIPAATGIAGAAELASRFPQFMQANVTTVCAFCGAAAAAFLIYAASKLTARSGGTIAILLTGTAAGTFFSAVTSVVLLVKDTELHRMFVWTLGSFNGKGWSELAFVLPAAVLSAVLLAGCARFLDVLSGGERTAQALGLDPAHARLLVLTAGSLASAAAVCAGGTIGFVGLIAPHVARRLFSPRHAVLIPASMMGGAVFLITCDTAARTVAAPAEIPVGIITALAGAPFFISILFGGRNRTGNFNE
- a CDS encoding ABC transporter ATP-binding protein, with protein sequence MNNVCVRRLDAFYGKTQILSDISLSAEAGRCTFLTGPNGSGKSTLLAVLAGIDVPGLICGAGKKSPPVTLDGEPLASFSRKALSRRIAFMPQHESIVWNYTVRDVILAGRYAHTGFFGSYAEADYEAARRAAAELELEPLLDRSVTTLSGGEFQRVRIARALAQEPGVLLLDEPAANLDFTFRFCLLDTIRRLARRKNLTVVVSIHDLDLAAAFADVLALLSPIGRARENGAAQLCTGTPESVLTPDLLYRAYGKKFGVYTHPAYGCPTAFVVPSQ
- a CDS encoding ROK family protein; protein product: MNESCGNALVVKEVNTALVSKALQNCRTATKQELSQLTGLSLMTVGTILLQLEESGEVLQGEQVPSAGGRPSRQYRYNADSTLRLAVQTLKKDGFDTAEICVANAFDEIVYLKEFRVSHMEAQSFFAPIDDVLNAYPAIRSIAVGLPGVVQGDTVVSCDFGRLAGCDLGTLFRERYGLPVVLDNDVNCVVAGRCGGRELQPETAVVALYFPRVCALGAGIWIGSGVYRGFRSYAGEVSDMPLGIDWCSDQTLYDDELKLAAAIAKLVTSLCCVLDPQEIVLYGRVLTERHLNLILEHLKRTDKLSGDACSGTRARLPEIVLSPEFETDYRNGLLHQARSLLKPAFELRRN
- a CDS encoding MFS transporter: MSILILCIIYAAFISLGLPDGMLGAAWPTIRGQFGLPLGYAGFVSLTISAGTIVSSLLSVKVLRRFGTGKVSAVSVLLTAVGLLGFSLAPSFGWLFLFAIPLGIGGGAIDSGLNEYVAEHYKASHMNFLHSFWGIGALTGPLVMSAFIRQNGVWQNGYRFTAAVQFVLVIVMFCALPVWKRAERKSRLEHEALLARAERENITHPAKKTFIESIRVPGVKEVLLCFMTYASMEFMLGLWGSSYLTAVKGFETARAAAWVSLYYGGITAGRFLCGFLAMKLSNKTLIRTGALTALTGVACLFAGHYTGVGDWCTLCGFIFFGLGCAPIFPAMLHETPARFGKDNAQAVMGFQMAVAYTSSALMPPLFGWVATIASVSILPWVLAGFALVLFICSEKANGIFKK
- a CDS encoding response regulator transcription factor, with product MITIVIADDEKLIRAGIKKIITDSLGVPVSVLEAKNGAEALELCTTELPDLIITDIRMPCMDGVELMHRLAQCEQRPSLIVLSGFDDFSYAKEAIAGGAVSYILKPVDKKELISAVNTAIAVSRKEEKARTEQMLKKIADEGRFDSSCVPGSFRFDNGLCCTAVTGARCLAVVSRILQPVRFYVLEQKKDFVMLVVPCEAVYLLETDLSAASFSAGISASSGNLSALRTLRMQAFAALLQSFFADSAGRRSPGVFRFTESSAVSDFSAIDSAYEKCISRLDIASVAEIQRDMELLFDFAKISDPRRAAVLYYLYNKVMNNLFKRFPGCSGSDMYLHLKSIMIENIWQFASVNEWKTCICDYTVYLAALLQQNTAEYPFITDALEYVKTHFAKNINMAMVANHVSVNYTWFSEKFKEHVGINFNEYLKRIRITEAQRLLSKGCYKVYEVAQKSGFSDVKYFMKTFKEATGMSPGEYRKVKESQTHFAG
- a CDS encoding sensor histidine kinase; translation: MIFSKRLVLVYTCIIVIPLFLLVIGATNYIRNGLFEELRTASMQAVTDHAELINGRVDSFVLIESVIRANDELMFLVTKPESDDESQLISAIIDEVSFMSRLMFVVPDICAVRMFTDNPLIPERWPFILHSNRTDLAALDKWEYNYAASYMGNQDRLKAPSVCTTRRLVRNGRELGYIQIAMFMEDFFPFLYKADSPFRADYVFTVQADALVPVTAGGKQSVHPELTAAERSQLASAAVFGTDSASGLFTMNSGRSTKIAAWRTIPRMNLLVAHVCSTDMIRRQLFLFRGGTVAALLVTICLLFFIISVTTKRLMARIYSVMDRMRQVRNGKLDVTVPVDGNDEVAEMQQTFNAMTEQLREQIDQICKEQALVAETEIKAMQNQINAHFLYNILETIKMQAVLADQNDIAESVTVLGKMMRYCLRWRVHRVTVQQEIEYICSYVYILNLRNDYVISLETEIAPEFQSLEILKMILQPVIENAFMYAVEPAGKDAVIRVYTEPDESCGRVWLCVRDFGCGMDEQKLETIRQYLSDDSPERNAKGSIGLKNIQQRLDMFYGSEYRIKLESEKGKGTLVCIPVPLEHRL